AGATCCCTGAGCCGATCCGCGAGGCATACAAGCTGTGGCGGCCCACGCCGCTGATTCGGGCGCTCGGCCTCGAGAAGGTGCTCGGCACGCCCGCGCACATCTACTACAAGTGGGAGGGCGTCAGCCCGGCCGGCAGCCACAAGCCGAACACCGCGATCGCGCAGGCCTACTACAACAAGCAGGAAGGCACCAAGCGCATCGCGACCGAAACCGGCGCGGGCCAGTGGGGCAGCGCGATGGCGCTCGCCGCGCGGATGTTCGACCTCGAGTGCAAGGTCTACATGGTCCGCGTGAGTTACGACCAGAAGCCCTACCGGCGCATCCTCATGGAGACCTGGGGCGCCGAGGTCGTCGCGAGCCCGAGCCCGGACACGACCGCCGGTCGCGCCGCGCTCGCGACAGACCCGAAGAACCCGGGCAGCCTGGGCCTCGCGATCTCCGAGGCGGTCGAGGACGCCGCGACGCGCGAGGACACCAAGTACTCCCTCGGCTCGGTGCTGAATCACGTCCTCATGCACCAGACCGTCATTGGGCAGGAGGTGAAGAAGCAGCTCGAGCTCGCCGGCGAGAGGCCCGACATCCTCGTCGGCTGCATCGGCGGCGGCTCGAACTTCAGCGGCTTCGCCTTCCCCTTCGTCGCCGACAAGCTCACCGGCAAGGTGAAGGACCTCCGCGTCATCGCGGTCGAGCCGATGGCCGCGCCGAGCGTCACCAAGGGGCAGTACGTCTACGACTTTGGCGACGAGGCGATGATGACGCCGCTCATGAAGATGCACACGCTCGGCCACTCGTTCATGCCCGCGCCGATCCACGCCGGCGGGCTGCGCTACCACGGCATGGCGCCGGCGGTGAGCGCGCTCTATGAGCAGAAGCTCATCGAGGCCGTCGCCGTGCA
The window above is part of the Candidatus Methylomirabilota bacterium genome. Proteins encoded here:
- a CDS encoding TrpB-like pyridoxal phosphate-dependent enzyme encodes the protein MAQRKFMLDEKDLPTHWYNIQADLATPLPPPLHPGTGQPIGPADLAPLFPIELIKQEVSRERWIEIPEPIREAYKLWRPTPLIRALGLEKVLGTPAHIYYKWEGVSPAGSHKPNTAIAQAYYNKQEGTKRIATETGAGQWGSAMALAARMFDLECKVYMVRVSYDQKPYRRILMETWGAEVVASPSPDTTAGRAALATDPKNPGSLGLAISEAVEDAATREDTKYSLGSVLNHVLMHQTVIGQEVKKQLELAGERPDILVGCIGGGSNFSGFAFPFVADKLTGKVKDLRVIAVEPMAAPSVTKGQYVYDFGDEAMMTPLMKMHTLGHSFMPAPIHAGGLRYHGMAPAVSALYEQKLIEAVAVHQRPTFEAAVMFARAEGYLPAPESAHAIKVVIDEALRCKESGQIKTIAFNLSGHGDFDLGAYERYLSGQLEDYEYPSEKVAEALKGLPKVAV